In Geobacter anodireducens, a genomic segment contains:
- a CDS encoding creatinine amidohydrolase: MIIETMTMVEFEEGLRATRTVLVPFGSVEEHGSHLPLSTDTIQAYEVGKKAARLIPLFVAPPVHYGSCRSTSCHPGTISITTATLKSLMKDIVRSLYQQGLRNVIILTGHAGGSHRMALQDAGEELLPELPELNIAVVTEYELAYREGKSIIETVDDSHAGEIETSRIMHSHPDLVKGCAEREFPSFPPGLLVRNKRKYWPGGVWGDPSKASVEKGRLIEDLVVAKVVQLARTLEAFEE; the protein is encoded by the coding sequence ATGATCATCGAAACCATGACCATGGTCGAATTCGAAGAAGGGCTCCGGGCCACCCGGACCGTGCTGGTCCCGTTCGGCTCGGTTGAGGAACACGGTTCGCACCTGCCGCTTTCCACGGACACCATCCAGGCCTATGAAGTGGGCAAAAAAGCTGCGCGTCTCATCCCGCTGTTCGTGGCCCCGCCGGTCCACTACGGCTCGTGCCGTTCCACCTCATGCCATCCGGGCACCATCTCCATCACCACCGCCACCCTGAAATCCCTCATGAAGGACATCGTCCGGTCGCTCTACCAGCAGGGGCTGCGCAACGTCATCATCCTGACCGGCCATGCCGGCGGTTCTCACCGGATGGCTCTCCAGGACGCGGGTGAGGAGCTCCTGCCCGAACTGCCGGAGCTGAACATCGCCGTTGTCACCGAATACGAACTGGCGTACCGCGAGGGGAAAAGCATCATCGAAACCGTGGACGACTCCCATGCCGGCGAGATTGAAACCTCCCGCATCATGCACTCCCATCCGGACCTGGTTAAGGGCTGTGCCGAGCGGGAATTCCCCAGCTTTCCGCCGGGCCTGCTGGTGCGCAACAAACGGAAATACTGGCCCGGCGGCGTGTGGGGCGATCCTTCCAAGGCCAGCGTGGAAAAAGGCCGTCTGATCGAAGACCTGGTGGTTGCCAAAGTCGTCCAGCTCGCCCGGACCCTGGAGGCGTTTGAGGAATAG
- the livG gene encoding ABC transporter ATP-binding protein (Part of the ABC transporter complexes LivFGHMJ and LivFGHMK involved in the high-affinity transport of branched-chain amino acids; LivFGHMK is specific for the transport of leucine, while LivFGHMJ is a transporter for leucine, isoleucine, and valine): MLEVRGITQRFGGVTALDDVSFTIQGGGITGIIGPNGAGKTTLFNIVTGIYTPTAGTVLLDGRNVTRLAPEKLATLGMVRTFQNIELFGKMTVLENVMVGLHTKGKSGIFASALRAPWQMAEERRLRERALHWLEFTGIADLADVDAANLPFGKGRLLEIARSMALEPKLILMDEPAAGLNSRETLELARLIQKIRESGVTVALVEHDMELVMDICEAIVVLNLGRTLAQGTPREIQENPDVIAAYLGEG; the protein is encoded by the coding sequence ATGCTTGAGGTCCGTGGAATCACCCAGCGCTTCGGCGGCGTTACGGCTCTTGACGATGTTTCCTTTACCATTCAGGGTGGAGGCATCACCGGTATCATCGGGCCCAACGGGGCCGGCAAGACCACGCTGTTCAATATCGTGACCGGCATCTACACCCCCACTGCCGGAACAGTCCTGCTGGACGGCAGAAACGTGACCCGCCTGGCGCCGGAGAAACTCGCCACCCTCGGCATGGTCCGCACCTTTCAGAACATCGAGCTCTTCGGCAAGATGACGGTGCTTGAAAACGTCATGGTGGGACTCCATACAAAGGGGAAAAGCGGCATCTTCGCCTCGGCGCTTCGCGCTCCCTGGCAGATGGCCGAAGAGCGGCGGCTGCGCGAACGGGCGCTGCACTGGCTCGAATTCACCGGCATTGCCGACCTGGCCGACGTGGATGCCGCCAATCTTCCCTTCGGCAAGGGGCGACTCCTTGAAATTGCACGCTCCATGGCGTTGGAGCCGAAGCTCATCCTCATGGATGAGCCTGCCGCGGGCCTCAACAGTCGTGAAACCCTGGAGTTGGCGCGCCTGATTCAGAAGATCCGCGAGTCGGGCGTTACCGTGGCCCTGGTCGAGCACGACATGGAGCTTGTGATGGACATCTGCGAGGCGATAGTGGTACTGAACCTGGGACGCACGCTTGCCCAGGGGACGCCGCGTGAGATCCAGGAAAATCCCGACGTCATAGCGGCCTATCTGGGCGAAGGCTAG
- the livF gene encoding ABC transporter ATP-binding protein (with LivGHMJ and LivGHMK is part of the high-affinity branched-chain amino acid transport system; LivFGHMK is specific for the transport of leucine, while LivFGHMJ is a transporter for leucine, isoleucine, and valine): MLTIKNVNTYYGKVHALKNISLHLNRGEIVTLIGANGAGKTTMLNSISAVTPPAAGKILFEDQDLAGLGPDRIVKLGICQVPEGRQVFKPLSVEDNLELGAYLRYRGREGRGNIRKDLDDIYALFPRLHERRKQAAGTLSGGEQQMLAMGRALMARPKLLLLDEPSMGLAPLVVQEIFKVIEQLRRDRGTTVLLVEQNAKAALKMADRGYVIETGKVILEGMAPDLLENKEVQRAYLGKDKKEIWER; this comes from the coding sequence ATGTTAACGATCAAGAACGTCAATACCTACTACGGCAAGGTCCATGCGCTCAAGAATATCTCCCTGCATCTCAACAGGGGGGAGATCGTTACGCTGATCGGCGCCAACGGCGCCGGCAAGACCACCATGCTCAACTCCATTTCCGCGGTCACGCCGCCGGCAGCGGGCAAGATCCTCTTCGAGGACCAGGACCTGGCCGGACTCGGGCCGGACCGGATCGTGAAACTCGGCATCTGCCAGGTCCCCGAAGGGCGCCAGGTGTTCAAGCCCCTGTCGGTGGAGGACAACCTTGAGCTGGGCGCTTATCTCCGGTATCGCGGCAGGGAAGGGCGGGGCAACATCCGCAAAGACCTGGATGACATTTACGCGCTGTTCCCCCGTCTGCACGAACGCCGCAAGCAGGCTGCCGGCACCCTTTCCGGCGGCGAACAGCAGATGCTCGCCATGGGCAGGGCCCTCATGGCACGGCCCAAGCTGCTGCTGCTGGATGAACCGTCCATGGGGTTGGCTCCCCTGGTAGTGCAAGAGATTTTCAAGGTTATCGAGCAGCTGCGACGTGATCGGGGGACAACCGTGCTTCTGGTCGAGCAGAACGCCAAGGCAGCCCTCAAGATGGCCGACCGGGGCTACGTCATAGAGACAGGTAAAGTGATACTTGAAGGGATGGCCCCTGACCTATTGGAAAACAAAGAGGTTCAGCGCGCATACTTAGGCAAGGACAAAAAGGAGATCTGGGAGAGATAA
- a CDS encoding ABC transporter substrate-binding protein, with amino-acid sequence MLKRGSFILTLAASFMVLAANVFAASPIRIGALFAVTGPASFLGEPERNTAQMMVNKINASGGIKGRKVELIVYDTQGDATKAVQAANRLIKDDKVVAIIGPSTTGDTMAVIPIVEKAQIPLISCAAGSKITEPAKKWVFKTAQNDGLAVAKIYENLNRLRMSKVAILTVSDGFGSSGREQLKAQAAQHGIQIVSDDTYGPKDTDMTAQLTKIRGSGAQAVICWGTNPGPAVIARNARQLGLAIPVYMSHGVSSKKFIELAGEAAEGIMLPSGRVIVADLLPAADKQKKSLMAYVKDYQKQFRAEGDHFGGHAWDAVMLLKGALERGGDRPAAIRDQLEKTRNFAGIGGIFTYSAADHAGLGKDAFVLVTIHNKDFALVK; translated from the coding sequence ATGCTGAAAAGAGGATCCTTTATCCTGACGCTCGCCGCATCGTTCATGGTGCTGGCTGCCAACGTGTTTGCCGCGTCTCCCATCCGGATCGGCGCACTCTTCGCCGTGACCGGACCAGCATCGTTCCTGGGGGAGCCGGAACGGAACACCGCCCAGATGATGGTCAACAAGATCAACGCCTCCGGCGGCATCAAGGGAAGAAAAGTCGAACTGATCGTCTATGACACGCAGGGCGACGCCACCAAGGCCGTGCAAGCGGCCAACCGGCTCATCAAGGATGACAAGGTGGTTGCCATCATCGGCCCCAGCACGACCGGGGACACCATGGCGGTCATCCCCATCGTTGAAAAGGCGCAGATTCCCCTCATTTCCTGCGCTGCCGGCAGCAAGATCACCGAACCAGCGAAAAAATGGGTCTTCAAGACCGCCCAGAACGACGGGCTTGCGGTGGCAAAGATCTATGAGAACCTCAACCGCCTCAGGATGAGCAAGGTGGCGATCCTGACGGTGTCCGACGGGTTCGGCTCTTCCGGGCGCGAGCAGCTCAAGGCCCAGGCGGCGCAACACGGCATCCAGATCGTTTCCGATGACACGTATGGGCCCAAGGACACGGATATGACGGCCCAGCTCACCAAGATCCGCGGCAGCGGCGCCCAGGCAGTGATCTGCTGGGGCACCAACCCCGGCCCCGCCGTCATTGCCCGCAACGCCAGGCAGCTTGGGCTCGCCATTCCCGTCTACATGAGCCATGGCGTCTCATCCAAGAAGTTCATCGAGCTTGCCGGCGAAGCTGCCGAAGGAATCATGCTGCCGTCGGGACGGGTCATCGTCGCCGACCTGCTCCCCGCCGCGGACAAGCAGAAGAAGTCGCTCATGGCATACGTCAAGGACTACCAGAAGCAATTCAGGGCCGAGGGTGACCATTTCGGCGGCCATGCCTGGGATGCGGTGATGCTGCTGAAGGGAGCCCTGGAGCGCGGAGGCGACAGGCCTGCCGCCATCCGTGACCAACTGGAGAAGACCAGAAACTTCGCGGGCATTGGAGGCATCTTTACCTACTCTGCCGCCGACCATGCCGGTCTCGGCAAGGATGCCTTTGTCCTCGTGACCATCCACAACAAGGACTTTGCCCTCGTCAAGTAG
- a CDS encoding elongation factor Tu encodes MSQSETLKIVIVGHVDHGKSTLIGRLFYDTGSIPESRRQEIAATCKAQGRPFEFAYLMDALEEERVQNITIDTASSFFSTSRRRYVIIDAPGHKQFLKNMITGAASADAAILLVDGTEGVREQTKRHAHVLSLLGIRQVVVAVNKLDMIDYDRQRFQEVENDIRAFLHSLHIVPAHVVPISAREGENMAGRQGHTAWYAGPTILEALDAFGDVRGDATLPLRLPVQDVYTWDGRRIYAGRVETGEIRQGDEVIFQPSGKVTRVKSVEKWREPGLERAGAGECVGITTEDELFVERGEIIARPQQAPIRTREFRASIFWLADTPFRAGATYTIKLATAEVQAVAVDIEERLDSSTLEVIGRHEPELQPTEVGTVLFSLKTPLAVDRYGENVRTGRFVIQDSLQIGGGGTIQTVEGDADSAVRRFSLDDFQVGADGARVVDLSLERNGVELDVTPGFLDHLSAGNRLIVRLRDPVQIEPVALLAYEHNLGFVFSRDRDRVNVVLYRERDRGVEARAAA; translated from the coding sequence ATGAGCCAGTCCGAAACACTGAAGATAGTCATTGTGGGGCATGTGGACCACGGTAAATCAACCCTGATCGGCCGCCTTTTCTACGACACCGGCAGCATTCCCGAATCCCGCCGCCAGGAGATCGCCGCAACCTGCAAGGCCCAGGGACGTCCCTTCGAGTTCGCCTACCTCATGGACGCGCTGGAAGAGGAACGGGTTCAGAATATCACCATTGATACGGCATCCAGCTTCTTTTCCACATCTCGCCGCCGGTACGTGATTATCGATGCGCCGGGCCACAAGCAGTTCCTCAAGAACATGATCACCGGCGCAGCCAGCGCGGACGCGGCAATCCTGCTGGTGGACGGCACCGAAGGGGTCCGTGAGCAGACCAAGCGCCATGCCCATGTCCTGTCGCTCCTCGGCATCCGCCAGGTGGTGGTGGCGGTCAACAAGCTGGACATGATCGACTATGACCGGCAACGGTTCCAAGAGGTGGAGAACGACATCCGGGCCTTCCTCCATTCGCTCCACATCGTGCCGGCCCACGTCGTCCCCATCTCTGCGAGGGAAGGGGAAAACATGGCCGGCCGCCAGGGGCACACTGCCTGGTACGCGGGCCCCACGATACTGGAGGCACTGGATGCCTTTGGCGACGTGCGGGGGGACGCAACGCTGCCCCTTCGTCTGCCGGTTCAGGATGTCTACACGTGGGACGGCCGCAGGATCTACGCGGGGCGGGTCGAGACCGGCGAGATCCGGCAGGGAGATGAGGTGATCTTTCAGCCTTCGGGAAAGGTTACCCGGGTCAAGAGTGTGGAAAAGTGGCGCGAGCCGGGGCTGGAACGGGCCGGGGCCGGTGAGTGCGTCGGCATCACCACCGAGGATGAGCTGTTCGTGGAACGGGGAGAGATCATAGCCCGCCCGCAGCAAGCACCCATCCGCACCCGGGAATTCCGGGCCAGCATCTTCTGGCTCGCCGATACGCCCTTCAGGGCAGGAGCCACCTACACCATAAAACTCGCAACAGCCGAGGTGCAGGCAGTGGCGGTAGACATCGAGGAACGGCTCGATTCCTCGACCCTGGAGGTGATCGGCCGCCATGAGCCCGAGTTGCAGCCGACCGAGGTGGGAACCGTCCTGTTCAGCCTCAAGACGCCGCTGGCAGTGGACAGGTACGGCGAGAACGTCCGAACGGGCCGCTTCGTTATTCAGGACAGCCTCCAGATCGGCGGGGGCGGAACCATTCAGACTGTGGAGGGTGACGCGGACAGCGCGGTCCGGCGCTTCAGCCTGGACGACTTCCAGGTCGGCGCAGACGGCGCGCGCGTGGTGGATCTCTCTCTTGAGCGAAACGGTGTTGAACTGGATGTGACGCCGGGCTTCCTTGATCACCTCTCCGCCGGCAACCGACTGATCGTGAGGCTGAGGGACCCCGTCCAGATCGAGCCGGTGGCCCTCCTGGCCTATGAACATAACCTCGGCTTCGTGTTCAGTCGCGATCGCGACCGGGTGAACGTGGTGCTGTACCGGGAACGGGACAGGGGTGTGGAGGCGCGTGCCGCCGCCTGA
- a CDS encoding nuclease SbcCD subunit C, translating into MRILSIHLKNIKSHRDTELTFSAGINVLSGPNGVGKSTVFEAIGYALFGVDARDFVSNVDRFLSIGTKKGEIAVTFSTDANETWRVTRTVGTPTKWLLAKAQGGAFEVEEHARLEETEARIAELLGLNNGRPLAEQFKLVIGPFQNEFLGPFVIKQPTKRQEAFDEILGIDAWRKTYKSTSALLSAVQEKIKIIAVEIEAKEAQVVVLPEREDELAKIKTDAEALRKVLSSQTDALRDVEKQLIELDGQEKGIAALQAEIQILANRITDGEGKIRDQRQRVGEAEKASGVLDQTRPGKEAFERAESRLAELVSKDKQRREIEKDVARLENETQRLTQAVEHEQKEIEGEGRRLNEEEDALAKARSELKPDRMVVDTAGRLSGLRDEVNGVRSEKGLLEGRRIGLLEGQEKLGEGSCPFFKEPCRNVAGTTPKDVFTTRIAALDRKMQALTEALGKLSVEVADAEAAEKQLAALAVRSRELDKQATALAERRARNEKRAATLLALSTQQAEAAARAKVRKEDLQVFVGLDREIENATAERGRFQADRDAYHAHEKDALDLDNRRQTLEKMLRLLEELQKHLIGKKEELARLQEIYNPDRHKDARDQKDRLVAQVASLAQQIENLEKDQKRLEDEIGKLKLLKDEIARKQSERNSFELKEKLVKFLRNQVFKNVSAQLSERFREEISLRADRIYRTIAETDEELVWGENYQIVLRDMADGVVRERSDDQLSGGQTMSAVVALRLALLQTIGARIAFFDEPTSNLDASRRENLATAFRAIDVGREEVTEHWYDQLFLISHDVAFTEITDQMIQLGE; encoded by the coding sequence ATGCGGATACTCTCCATCCATCTGAAGAACATAAAATCCCACCGCGACACGGAGCTTACCTTCTCCGCCGGGATCAACGTCCTTTCCGGCCCCAACGGCGTCGGCAAGAGCACGGTGTTCGAGGCGATCGGCTACGCCCTGTTCGGGGTGGACGCCCGGGACTTCGTCTCCAACGTGGACCGGTTTCTCTCCATCGGTACCAAGAAGGGAGAGATCGCCGTCACCTTCAGCACCGACGCCAACGAGACCTGGCGGGTGACCCGCACCGTCGGCACCCCGACCAAGTGGCTTCTGGCCAAAGCGCAGGGTGGAGCCTTCGAGGTGGAGGAGCACGCCCGGCTCGAAGAGACCGAAGCCCGCATTGCCGAACTCCTCGGGCTCAATAACGGCCGGCCCCTGGCGGAGCAGTTCAAGCTGGTAATCGGCCCGTTCCAGAACGAATTCCTCGGCCCCTTCGTCATCAAACAGCCCACCAAACGCCAGGAGGCATTCGACGAGATCCTCGGCATCGATGCCTGGCGTAAGACCTACAAGAGCACCAGCGCGCTCCTCTCCGCTGTGCAGGAAAAGATCAAGATTATCGCCGTGGAGATCGAGGCGAAAGAAGCCCAGGTTGTGGTCCTGCCCGAGCGTGAAGATGAGCTGGCAAAAATAAAGACCGATGCCGAGGCACTCCGGAAAGTCCTTTCATCACAAACGGATGCCCTGCGGGACGTGGAGAAACAGCTTATCGAGCTCGATGGCCAGGAAAAAGGAATCGCCGCGCTCCAGGCCGAGATCCAGATCCTTGCCAACCGCATCACTGATGGCGAGGGCAAGATCAGGGATCAGAGGCAACGGGTAGGGGAGGCGGAGAAGGCCAGCGGGGTTCTGGATCAGACGCGTCCAGGCAAGGAGGCTTTCGAACGGGCCGAGTCGCGGCTGGCGGAGTTGGTGAGTAAGGACAAACAGCGTCGAGAAATCGAGAAGGACGTTGCCCGCCTTGAAAATGAGACCCAGCGCCTGACCCAGGCAGTCGAACATGAGCAGAAGGAGATAGAAGGGGAGGGGCGCCGCCTCAATGAGGAAGAGGACGCCCTTGCCAAGGCCCGGAGCGAACTCAAGCCGGACCGGATGGTGGTGGACACGGCTGGCCGACTGTCAGGACTTCGCGACGAGGTCAATGGCGTTCGCTCGGAAAAGGGACTCTTGGAAGGGCGCCGTATCGGACTTCTGGAGGGGCAGGAGAAGCTCGGCGAAGGGTCGTGCCCCTTTTTCAAGGAGCCTTGCCGGAACGTGGCCGGAACCACGCCGAAAGACGTGTTCACCACGAGGATTGCCGCGCTTGACCGGAAGATGCAGGCACTCACCGAGGCCTTGGGCAAACTGTCCGTAGAGGTGGCTGACGCCGAGGCGGCCGAGAAGCAGCTTGCCGCCCTGGCAGTCCGGAGCCGGGAACTGGACAAGCAGGCGACGGCCCTGGCTGAACGCCGCGCCAGAAATGAGAAGCGCGCCGCGACGTTGTTGGCACTGTCAACGCAACAGGCCGAAGCGGCCGCCCGGGCAAAAGTTCGCAAGGAAGATCTTCAGGTTTTTGTCGGCCTCGACCGCGAGATTGAAAATGCAACTGCGGAGCGGGGCCGGTTCCAGGCCGACCGCGATGCCTACCATGCCCACGAAAAGGATGCCCTGGATCTGGATAACCGGCGCCAGACCCTGGAAAAGATGCTCCGACTCCTGGAAGAGTTGCAGAAGCACCTCATCGGGAAGAAAGAAGAACTTGCCCGGCTTCAGGAAATCTATAACCCGGACCGGCACAAGGATGCCCGTGACCAGAAAGACCGCCTGGTAGCGCAAGTCGCCTCGCTGGCCCAGCAGATCGAGAATCTGGAGAAGGACCAAAAGCGCCTTGAGGATGAAATCGGCAAACTGAAGCTGCTTAAAGACGAGATCGCACGGAAACAGTCCGAACGGAATTCCTTCGAGCTGAAAGAGAAACTCGTCAAGTTCCTCCGCAACCAGGTCTTCAAGAACGTCTCAGCCCAACTCTCGGAGCGGTTCCGGGAGGAAATCAGCCTCCGCGCCGACCGGATCTACCGCACCATTGCCGAGACCGATGAGGAACTGGTCTGGGGCGAGAACTACCAGATCGTCCTTCGGGACATGGCGGACGGCGTTGTCCGCGAACGGAGTGACGACCAGCTCTCCGGCGGCCAGACCATGAGCGCCGTGGTAGCACTGCGGTTGGCGCTGCTTCAGACCATCGGCGCCCGGATCGCGTTCTTCGACGAGCCAACGTCGAATCTTGACGCTTCCAGGCGGGAAAACCTCGCCACTGCCTTCCGCGCCATCGACGTCGGTCGGGAAGAGGTTACCGAGCACTGGTACGACCAGCTATTCCTCATCAGCCATGATGTGGCCTTTACCGAGATTACGGATCAGATGATTCAACTGGGCGAGTGA
- a CDS encoding mechanosensitive ion channel protein, with protein MRFVIVIVALLAGLLATPLYSADMPVVSEHSLAQAPAAVTLNGKPLFYVRHRALSLMPRERAALISERLVRLARSPLVSPADVHAVEAETVTDIIAGDTLILTVTDDDARAEGKTRHELVQSYLDVIRKALEDYHNDYSVQSLIKGAGLTIAATILLALLLLIIKRSYPVVRNTIESWSGTRIRDLKIQSFEIVSAGRITQVILSAVRWIRILAVFLLVCVYLLSVLSFFPWTRRFAPLLLHYLTNPLVTAVKAVADYLPNLFFIAVIVVIAYFISRLMKVIIGEIGKGTISIPGFYPEWAEPTYKICRFLVIAFAVTVAFPYLPGSESPAFKGISIFLGVLFSLGSTSAVANVVAGIIITYMRAYHIGDRIKVGDTVGDVVEKNLLITRLRTIKNVDVTIPNSLLLSSHVLNYSSSAQEYGLILNTSVTIGYDTPWRQVHELLISAARRTEHVLELPEPFILQTALNDFYVTYELNAYTDKPNRMANLYSQLHQNIQDTFNEAGVEIMSPHYSQLRDGNTVTVPEQFRPAGYVPPSFRVSKTDD; from the coding sequence ATGCGCTTCGTGATCGTGATAGTCGCCCTGCTGGCTGGCTTGCTGGCGACCCCACTGTATTCGGCAGACATGCCGGTGGTGAGCGAGCATTCCCTGGCCCAGGCTCCGGCGGCCGTGACATTGAATGGAAAGCCCCTCTTTTACGTGCGGCACCGCGCTCTGTCGCTGATGCCCCGGGAGCGGGCCGCGCTCATCTCCGAGCGGTTGGTGCGCCTTGCGCGTTCGCCTCTGGTGTCTCCGGCAGATGTTCATGCCGTTGAGGCCGAGACGGTTACCGATATCATCGCGGGTGACACGTTGATCCTGACCGTAACCGATGACGATGCCCGCGCCGAAGGGAAGACAAGGCACGAGCTGGTGCAATCGTATCTTGACGTCATTCGCAAGGCATTGGAGGACTATCACAATGACTATTCGGTCCAGAGCCTGATCAAGGGGGCCGGCTTGACCATTGCTGCCACGATCCTGCTGGCTCTGCTGCTCCTGATCATCAAGCGGTCGTACCCCGTGGTGCGAAACACCATCGAGTCATGGAGCGGTACCAGGATCCGGGATCTGAAAATCCAGTCCTTCGAGATTGTCTCAGCCGGTCGGATAACTCAGGTCATCCTCAGCGCGGTCCGGTGGATCAGGATCCTGGCTGTTTTCCTGCTCGTGTGCGTCTACCTCCTGTCGGTGCTGAGCTTTTTCCCCTGGACCAGGCGGTTTGCCCCTCTGCTCCTGCATTACCTGACCAACCCGCTGGTTACCGCGGTTAAAGCCGTGGCCGATTATCTGCCCAACCTGTTCTTCATCGCGGTCATCGTTGTGATTGCCTACTTCATCAGCCGATTGATGAAGGTTATCATCGGCGAAATTGGCAAGGGTACCATATCCATTCCCGGCTTTTACCCCGAATGGGCGGAACCGACCTACAAAATCTGCCGCTTTCTGGTCATCGCATTCGCGGTTACCGTGGCGTTCCCCTATCTGCCCGGCTCGGAATCCCCGGCATTCAAGGGGATATCCATCTTTCTCGGGGTTCTCTTTTCACTGGGGTCGACGTCGGCGGTAGCCAATGTGGTGGCGGGGATCATCATTACCTACATGCGGGCATACCATATCGGGGACCGGATCAAGGTGGGTGATACGGTAGGAGACGTGGTGGAGAAAAATCTGCTCATAACACGGCTGAGAACGATCAAAAACGTGGACGTGACCATACCCAACTCGCTGCTGCTTTCCAGCCACGTGCTCAACTACAGTTCTTCGGCCCAGGAATACGGGCTGATCCTCAATACCAGCGTCACCATCGGGTATGACACACCTTGGCGGCAGGTCCACGAGCTGCTGATCAGTGCCGCCCGCCGTACCGAGCACGTGCTTGAGCTGCCCGAGCCGTTCATTCTCCAGACAGCGCTCAACGATTTCTATGTGACCTATGAACTGAACGCTTACACGGACAAGCCGAACCGGATGGCAAACCTGTATTCGCAGCTTCACCAGAATATTCAGGATACGTTCAATGAGGCCGGGGTCGAGATCATGTCGCCCCACTACTCCCAGCTGCGCGACGGCAACACGGTTACGGTTCCGGAGCAGTTCCGGCCGGCCGGCTACGTGCCGCCATCGTTCCGGGTGAGCAAGACGGATGACTGA
- a CDS encoding ABC transporter permease: MNLGHQLAQYLLSGLSTGAIYSLIGVGFAIIHNATGIINFAQGELVMLGGMFTLFFLTALNLPLLAAIILAIGATTLVGVVFERLAIRPMKNASPISLVIITIGGSILIRGIAMIIWGKDTHAIPTFSGNEPIHLGEATILPQHLWIFTVTIVVMICSKLYFNYTISGKAMRACAYNRRAAGLVGIDVRRMVLFSFAISSAMGSLAGIIIAPLTMTSYDVGIMLGLKGFCAAIIGGMSSGLGTILGGILLGILESLGAGLFSSGYKDAIAFIILLLILFVRPQGLFRKGETERV; the protein is encoded by the coding sequence ATGAATTTAGGCCATCAGCTAGCACAGTATCTCCTTTCCGGACTTTCCACGGGGGCCATTTATTCCCTGATCGGGGTGGGATTCGCCATTATTCATAACGCCACCGGCATCATCAATTTCGCCCAGGGCGAACTCGTGATGCTCGGCGGCATGTTTACGCTCTTCTTTCTGACGGCCCTGAATCTGCCGCTGCTGGCAGCCATAATCCTGGCAATCGGCGCCACCACCCTCGTGGGAGTGGTGTTCGAACGCCTCGCCATCCGTCCCATGAAGAATGCCTCGCCCATCAGCCTCGTCATCATCACCATCGGCGGCAGCATTCTCATCCGCGGTATTGCCATGATCATCTGGGGCAAGGACACCCACGCCATTCCCACATTCTCGGGCAATGAGCCGATCCATCTGGGGGAGGCGACCATCCTGCCTCAGCACCTCTGGATCTTTACGGTGACCATCGTTGTCATGATCTGCAGCAAGCTCTACTTCAACTACACCATCAGCGGCAAGGCTATGCGGGCTTGCGCCTATAACCGCCGGGCCGCCGGCCTGGTGGGGATCGATGTGCGGCGCATGGTGCTCTTTTCCTTTGCCATCAGCTCGGCAATGGGTTCCCTGGCCGGCATCATCATCGCTCCGCTCACCATGACCTCCTACGATGTGGGCATCATGCTCGGCCTCAAAGGATTCTGCGCCGCCATCATCGGCGGCATGAGCAGCGGCCTCGGCACCATCCTGGGTGGCATTCTCCTCGGCATCCTGGAATCGCTTGGCGCGGGACTCTTTTCCTCCGGCTACAAGGACGCCATTGCCTTTATCATCCTGTTGCTGATTCTCTTTGTCCGTCCCCAGGGATTGTTCCGCAAGGGCGAGACCGAGCGCGTGTAA
- a CDS encoding 6-pyruvoyl tetrahydrobiopterin synthase, whose amino-acid sequence MYRLTIHTSFAAAHCLINYQGDCENLHGHNWRVEVSVTARELDKAGLGIDFKVLKQETNGLLRTLDHKYLNELEPFKEISPSSENISCYLYHELSRRLNDGNVTVESITVWESDNAAATYYE is encoded by the coding sequence ATGTATAGACTGACGATTCACACCTCGTTCGCCGCGGCACACTGCCTCATCAATTATCAGGGAGACTGCGAGAATCTGCACGGCCACAATTGGCGCGTAGAAGTTTCGGTCACGGCCCGCGAACTGGACAAGGCCGGACTGGGTATCGATTTCAAGGTGCTCAAGCAGGAAACCAACGGCCTGCTGCGGACTCTGGACCACAAGTACCTCAATGAACTGGAGCCGTTCAAAGAGATATCGCCGTCGTCCGAAAACATCTCCTGCTACCTCTACCACGAGCTGTCCCGCCGCCTCAATGACGGCAACGTGACAGTTGAAAGCATCACCGTCTGGGAGTCGGACAACGCTGCGGCCACCTACTATGAGTAA